From Brucella pseudogrignonensis, a single genomic window includes:
- the nrdR gene encoding transcriptional regulator NrdR — MRCPYCQSEDTQVKDSRPAEDGAVIRRRRVCSVCGGRFTTFERVQLRDLMVVKKSGRRVPFDREKLSRSIDVALRKRDIDEERIERAISGIVRQLESSGEAEVTSDEIGRLAMDALKGVDDIAYIRFASVYRNFSKAVDFHNVIDELTTTETERDPDA; from the coding sequence ATGCGTTGTCCCTATTGCCAGTCTGAAGATACGCAGGTGAAGGATTCCCGTCCGGCGGAAGACGGAGCGGTTATTCGCAGACGTCGTGTCTGTTCGGTTTGTGGCGGACGCTTCACAACTTTTGAGCGCGTGCAATTGCGCGATCTTATGGTCGTGAAGAAGAGCGGTCGTCGCGTGCCTTTTGATCGCGAAAAGCTATCGCGTTCCATCGATGTGGCTTTGCGCAAGCGTGATATTGATGAAGAGCGCATCGAACGAGCAATTTCCGGCATTGTACGCCAGCTTGAAAGCTCCGGCGAAGCGGAGGTTACCTCAGACGAAATTGGTCGTTTGGCGATGGATGCGCTCAAGGGCGTCGATGACATTGCCTATATTCGCTTTGCTTCTGTTTATCGCAATTTCAGTAAAGCCGTCGATTTCCATAACGTCATTGATGAGTTGACGACGACCGAAACTGAACGCGATCCGGACGCATAA
- the ribD gene encoding bifunctional diaminohydroxyphosphoribosylaminopyrimidine deaminase/5-amino-6-(5-phosphoribosylamino)uracil reductase RibD encodes MSRVEFPHANATADDLRFMQAAIRLARRNKGLTGTNPSVGTVIVKDGIIVGRGVTAIGGRPHSEPQALADAGEAARGATAYVTLEPCAHHGRTPPCAEALVQAGIARVFVAATDPDERVSGKGFAILREAGIEVVPGILSEKAADDLAGYLNRSSKKRPEVILKLALSADGFIGKKGEGQVAITGPNARAQSHILRSQTDVILVGVETAIADDPILNCRLPGLEQRSPVRLVLDSGLKLPLDSKLIRSSDAVPLWLACCEHVAPERRYEMQAAGCRIIAAESDEGRIALPELMDDLAAQGISSVLVEGGANVASSFLKENLVDRVVLFRSPVEIGSAAGVAVTDLQSHIANEFAIVREARYGDDAYAEYVRKT; translated from the coding sequence ATGAGCAGAGTGGAATTCCCGCATGCAAATGCGACCGCGGATGATTTGCGCTTCATGCAAGCAGCCATTCGTCTTGCTCGTCGTAACAAAGGGCTTACAGGCACAAATCCCTCCGTCGGCACCGTCATCGTCAAGGACGGTATAATTGTCGGACGTGGTGTCACGGCCATTGGCGGACGGCCTCATTCTGAGCCGCAGGCACTGGCCGATGCGGGCGAGGCGGCGCGGGGTGCCACGGCCTATGTGACGCTCGAACCCTGCGCACATCATGGTCGTACACCACCATGCGCAGAAGCTCTTGTGCAGGCGGGAATCGCGCGCGTGTTCGTTGCTGCGACCGATCCTGACGAAAGAGTAAGCGGCAAAGGCTTTGCGATCTTGCGTGAAGCGGGCATTGAAGTTGTGCCGGGCATTCTGTCTGAGAAGGCCGCCGATGACCTCGCGGGCTATCTGAATCGATCTTCTAAAAAACGTCCAGAAGTGATTCTGAAACTTGCACTTTCTGCTGATGGCTTTATCGGTAAAAAGGGTGAGGGGCAGGTCGCAATCACGGGTCCAAATGCACGCGCACAATCGCATATTTTGCGTTCGCAGACGGACGTAATTCTGGTTGGCGTCGAAACGGCCATCGCTGATGACCCTATTTTAAATTGTCGTTTGCCAGGGTTGGAGCAACGCTCGCCCGTTCGACTTGTGTTGGACAGCGGATTAAAATTGCCGCTCGATTCAAAGCTTATTCGAAGCTCAGACGCTGTTCCTTTGTGGCTTGCTTGCTGTGAACATGTGGCACCTGAGCGACGTTATGAGATGCAAGCGGCAGGGTGTCGCATCATCGCGGCGGAAAGTGATGAAGGTCGCATCGCTTTACCAGAGTTGATGGATGACCTTGCTGCACAGGGTATTTCTTCGGTTCTGGTCGAAGGCGGAGCAAACGTTGCGAGCAGCTTTCTGAAAGAAAATCTGGTTGATCGCGTCGTGCTTTTCCGCTCACCTGTTGAAATCGGTTCCGCTGCTGGGGTTGCCGTCACGGATCTGCAATCCCATATCGCTAATGAATTCGCAATTGTGCGCGAGGCGCGATATGGCGACGATGCTTATGCGGAATATGTAAGGAAGACTTGA
- a CDS encoding riboflavin synthase, which translates to MFTGIVTDIGKVDRIKPLNEGVLLRIETAYDPETIELGASIACSGVCLTVVALPEKGTNARWFEVEAWEEALRLTTISKWENGTRINLERSLKLGDEMGGHLVSGHIDGQAEIVERKEEGDAVRFTLRAPEELAPFIAQKGSVALDGTSLTVNGVNGNEFDVLLIRHSLEVTTWGDRKAGDKINIEIDQLARYAARLAQYKK; encoded by the coding sequence ATGTTTACAGGTATTGTTACCGACATTGGCAAGGTTGATCGTATCAAGCCGCTCAATGAAGGTGTGCTGCTGCGGATCGAAACAGCTTACGATCCTGAAACCATTGAACTCGGCGCTTCGATTGCCTGTTCCGGTGTTTGCCTGACCGTTGTGGCTCTGCCTGAAAAAGGCACCAATGCCCGCTGGTTTGAAGTGGAAGCATGGGAAGAGGCATTGCGTCTGACGACCATTTCAAAATGGGAAAATGGCACCCGCATCAATCTGGAACGTTCGCTCAAGCTGGGTGATGAAATGGGCGGCCATCTCGTTTCTGGTCACATAGATGGACAGGCGGAAATCGTTGAGCGCAAGGAAGAGGGCGACGCTGTTCGCTTCACTCTTCGCGCACCCGAAGAACTGGCCCCTTTTATCGCCCAGAAGGGCTCTGTCGCACTGGATGGCACATCGCTGACGGTGAATGGCGTCAATGGCAATGAATTTGATGTTCTGCTCATTCGTCATTCGCTTGAAGTGACCACTTGGGGCGACCGTAAGGCGGGTGATAAGATCAATATTGAGATCGATCAGCTGGCCCGTTACGCAGCAAGGCTTGCGCAATATAAGAAATAA
- a CDS encoding 6,7-dimethyl-8-ribityllumazine synthase has product MSKHEAHAPHLLIVEARFYEELSDALLDGAKAALDAAGATYDVVTVPGALEVPATISFALDGAENGGTNYDGFVALGTVIRGETYHFDIVANESCRALTDLAVEESLAIGNGILTVENDEQAWVRARREDKDKGGFAARAALTMIDLRKKFGA; this is encoded by the coding sequence ATGTCGAAGCACGAGGCGCACGCGCCGCATTTGCTGATTGTTGAAGCGCGTTTCTACGAAGAACTGTCTGATGCGCTGCTTGACGGCGCAAAGGCCGCTCTCGATGCTGCTGGCGCGACTTATGATGTTGTGACGGTTCCCGGTGCACTGGAAGTGCCAGCGACAATTTCTTTCGCGCTTGATGGCGCTGAAAATGGTGGCACGAATTACGATGGTTTCGTCGCTCTTGGCACAGTCATTCGCGGTGAAACCTATCATTTTGACATTGTTGCCAATGAATCCTGCCGCGCTTTGACCGATCTTGCAGTTGAAGAAAGCCTTGCCATAGGCAATGGTATTCTGACCGTCGAAAATGATGAGCAGGCTTGGGTGCGTGCACGTCGCGAAGACAAGGACAAGGGCGGCTTTGCAGCTCGCGCGGCCCTGACTATGATTGACCTACGTAAGAAATTCGGAGCCTGA
- the nusB gene encoding transcription antitermination factor NusB, with product MTASSEGRTSPNAPRAANKRGVARLAAVQALYQMDVAGTGVMEVVAEYEAHRLGKEVDGMQYLDADPQWFRGIVAGVVETQLALDPMIHQALTEDWPLSRLDSTLRAILRAGAWELKTRKDVPTAVIVSEYVDIAKAFYTEEEPKLVNAVLDRIAFELRGESRGTKPRGK from the coding sequence ATGACTGCTTCTTCTGAAGGCCGCACCAGCCCGAATGCACCAAGAGCTGCCAATAAGCGTGGCGTCGCGCGTCTCGCAGCCGTTCAGGCGCTTTATCAGATGGATGTTGCCGGTACAGGCGTCATGGAAGTCGTTGCTGAATATGAAGCCCATCGCCTTGGCAAGGAAGTGGACGGCATGCAGTATCTCGATGCCGACCCGCAATGGTTCCGTGGCATTGTGGCAGGTGTTGTGGAAACACAGCTTGCGCTTGATCCGATGATCCATCAGGCATTGACTGAAGATTGGCCGCTTTCCCGTCTTGATTCAACGCTGCGTGCGATTTTGCGTGCCGGTGCATGGGAATTGAAAACCCGCAAGGATGTGCCAACTGCGGTTATCGTCTCGGAATATGTCGACATCGCCAAGGCTTTCTACACTGAAGAAGAACCGAAGCTCGTCAATGCCGTGCTCGACCGTATCGCTTTCGAACTTCGTGGCGAAAGCCGTGGAACAAAGCCGCGCGGCAAGTAA
- a CDS encoding sodium-translocating pyrophosphatase, which produces MGIGVLLLVIACGVFSVLFAIWATRSVLAADQGTARMQEIAAAIREGAAAYLARQYTTIALVGVVVFLAVWYLLSISAAIGFLIGAILSGLTGFIGMHVSVRANVRTAQAASLSLAGGLEIAFKSGAITGMLVAGLALLGVSVYYLILTVWLGYAPSDRTVIDALVALGFGASLISIFARLGGGIFTKGADVGGDLVGKVEAGIPEDDPRNPATIADNVGDNVGDCAGMAADLFETYAVTVVATMVLAAIFFAGSGVLSSVMLYPLAICGVSILTSIAGTFFVKLGVNGSIMGALYKGLIATGLLSIAGLAVANTLTVGWGEVGTVAGQTITGTNLFICGIIGLIVTGLIVVITEYYTGTNKRPVNSIAQASVTGHGTNVIQGLAVSLESTALPAIVIVGGIIGTYQLAGLFGTAIAVTAMLGIAGMIVALDAFGPVTDNAGGIAEMAGLDPEVRKSTDALDAVGNTTKAVTKGYAIGSAGLGALVLFAAYSNDLSYFAANGQTYPYFADMGPVSFELSNPYVVAGLIFGGLIPYLFGGMAMTAVGRAGGAVVQEVRRQFREKPGIMTGKDRPDYARAVDLLTKAAIREMIIPSLLPVLAPIVVYFGVLLISGSKAAAFAALGASLLGVIINGLFVAISMTSGGGAWDNAKKSFEDGFTDADGVKHLKGSEAHKASVTGDTVGDPYKDTAGPAVNPAIKITNIVALLLLAVLAHSA; this is translated from the coding sequence ATGGGAATCGGAGTTCTTCTTCTCGTCATAGCCTGCGGTGTATTTTCCGTTCTGTTTGCCATATGGGCAACGCGTTCGGTTCTCGCCGCAGATCAGGGCACAGCGCGTATGCAGGAAATTGCTGCTGCAATTCGTGAAGGTGCCGCAGCCTATCTCGCACGACAATATACGACGATTGCGCTGGTTGGCGTCGTTGTTTTTCTTGCAGTGTGGTATCTGCTCTCAATTTCCGCTGCTATAGGCTTTCTCATCGGTGCGATCCTCTCCGGTTTGACAGGCTTTATCGGGATGCATGTTTCTGTTCGTGCGAATGTACGAACCGCGCAAGCTGCATCTCTGAGCCTCGCCGGTGGCCTGGAAATAGCTTTTAAGTCGGGCGCTATCACTGGAATGCTCGTGGCTGGTTTGGCACTGTTGGGCGTGTCGGTTTATTATTTAATCCTGACTGTCTGGCTGGGTTATGCGCCGTCTGATCGTACAGTCATCGATGCGCTTGTGGCGCTCGGTTTTGGTGCGTCGCTGATTTCTATTTTCGCGCGCTTAGGCGGCGGTATCTTTACAAAGGGCGCTGATGTCGGTGGCGATCTTGTTGGCAAGGTCGAGGCAGGCATTCCGGAAGATGATCCACGCAATCCGGCAACCATTGCTGATAATGTTGGCGATAATGTCGGTGACTGTGCGGGCATGGCTGCGGATTTGTTTGAAACTTATGCGGTTACGGTTGTCGCAACAATGGTTCTGGCCGCAATCTTCTTCGCCGGTTCCGGTGTGCTTTCAAGCGTGATGCTTTATCCGCTGGCGATCTGTGGCGTTTCTATCCTTACATCGATTGCCGGGACGTTTTTTGTCAAGCTTGGCGTTAATGGCTCGATCATGGGTGCGCTTTATAAAGGGCTGATCGCTACCGGACTGCTGTCTATTGCAGGTCTGGCCGTCGCCAATACACTGACTGTTGGCTGGGGAGAGGTCGGCACTGTTGCGGGTCAAACAATCACGGGAACCAACCTGTTTATCTGTGGCATCATCGGTTTGATCGTTACCGGCCTGATCGTCGTGATTACTGAATATTATACCGGCACCAACAAACGCCCAGTCAATTCCATTGCGCAGGCGTCTGTGACGGGCCATGGCACCAATGTCATTCAGGGCTTGGCGGTGTCGCTGGAATCAACTGCTTTGCCTGCCATCGTGATCGTTGGCGGTATCATAGGCACGTATCAGCTTGCGGGACTGTTCGGAACAGCAATTGCCGTGACAGCTATGCTCGGTATTGCTGGTATGATTGTAGCGCTCGATGCTTTTGGTCCGGTGACGGATAATGCGGGCGGCATTGCCGAAATGGCAGGCCTTGATCCGGAAGTGCGCAAATCAACCGATGCGCTGGATGCCGTTGGCAATACGACAAAAGCTGTTACGAAGGGCTATGCGATTGGTTCTGCGGGTCTCGGTGCACTGGTGCTGTTTGCCGCCTATTCCAATGATTTGTCCTATTTCGCCGCCAATGGACAAACCTATCCCTATTTCGCAGATATGGGGCCAGTATCGTTTGAGCTGTCCAATCCATATGTTGTGGCTGGTCTGATCTTCGGTGGCCTTATTCCCTATCTCTTTGGCGGTATGGCCATGACAGCTGTTGGACGTGCTGGCGGTGCCGTTGTGCAGGAAGTACGCCGTCAGTTTCGCGAAAAGCCGGGCATTATGACTGGAAAAGATCGTCCGGATTATGCGCGTGCAGTTGATCTGCTCACCAAAGCGGCTATCCGGGAAATGATTATTCCATCGCTGCTTCCGGTTCTGGCTCCGATTGTAGTCTATTTTGGTGTTCTGCTCATCTCAGGCTCCAAAGCTGCGGCCTTTGCAGCGCTCGGCGCGTCACTTCTGGGCGTTATCATCAACGGATTGTTTGTGGCCATATCCATGACATCGGGTGGTGGAGCATGGGATAATGCCAAGAAAAGCTTTGAAGATGGCTTTACCGATGCCGATGGCGTGAAACATCTGAAAGGTTCGGAAGCACATAAGGCTTCCGTAACAGGCGATACTGTGGGTGATCCTTATAAGGATACCGCTGGGCCCGCCGTTAATCCGGCAATCAAGATCACCAACATCGTGGCACTCTTGCTGCTTGCAGTGCTTGCGCATTCCGCGTGA